A region of Hoplias malabaricus isolate fHopMal1 chromosome 12, fHopMal1.hap1, whole genome shotgun sequence DNA encodes the following proteins:
- the nxph2a gene encoding neurexophilin-2: protein MRKLQALLILLCLHKVVCRRVQMSEFDVMEDWGEHSAKAPSLRGTNSRVPSALRLFSRGPGPRELAENWRGNMGKTTEKSLEEPWDWLSNRTEGGEPLSRTKRRPIVKTGKFKKMFGWGDFNSNIKTVKLNLLITGKIVDHGNGTFSVYFRHNSTGLGNVSVSLVPPSKVVEFEMAQQSTLPETKDAKTFNCRVEYEKTDRNKKTAMCSFDQSKVCYQEQTQSHVSWLCSKPFKVICIYIAFYSVDYKLVQKICPDYNYHSDTPYSSTG from the coding sequence GTGGTGTGCAGGCGTGTGCAGATGTCTGAGTTTGATGTGATGGAGGACTGGGGGGAGCATAGTGCCAAGGCTCCGAGTCTCAGAGGAACAAACTCCCGGGTTCCCAGCGCACTGCGGCTGTTCTCCAGAGGACCAGGCCCCAGAGAACTGGCAGAGAACTGGAGGGGAAACATGGGCAAAACCACAGAGAAGAGCCTGGAAGAGCCCTGGGACTGGTTATCTAACCGCACGGAGGGAGGCGAGCCCCTGAGCAGGACTAAACGCCGGCCCATCGTCAAGACCGGCAAGTTCAAGAAGATGTTCGGCTGGGGCGACTTCAACTCCAACATCAAGACGGTGAAGCTGAACCTGCTGATCACCGGGAAGATCGTGGACCACGGCAACGGCACCTTCAGCGTCTACTTCCGCCACAACTCCACCGGCCTCGGGAACGTCTCCGTGAGCCTGGTGCCCCCCTCCAAGGTGGTGGAGTTTGAGATGGCCCAGCAGAGCACCCTGCCCGAGACCAAGGACGCCAAGACCTTCAACTGCCGCGTGGAGTACGAGAAAACGGACCGCAACAAGAAGACGGCGATGTGCAGCTTCGACCAGTCCAAAGTGTGCTACCAGGAGCAGACCCAGAGTCACGTCTCCTGGCTTTGCTCCAAGCCCTTCAAGGTCATCTGCATCTACATCGCCTTCTACAGCGTCGACTACAAACTGGTGCAGAAGATCTGCCCCGACTACAACTACCACAGCGACACGCCCTACTCCTCCACGGGGTAA